One genomic region from Apodemus sylvaticus chromosome 1, mApoSyl1.1, whole genome shotgun sequence encodes:
- the LOC127678276 gene encoding secretoglobin family 2A member 1-like has product MKLVVLFMLVTIPICCYASGSGCSILDKIVNSTIDSSVSESDYLELVKPYVHEPFTENSVKKFKQCFLSQDQETLDNVDVMTNAIYDSEDCPESS; this is encoded by the exons ATGAAACTGGTGGTTCTATTCATGTTGGTCACCATCCCCATTTGCTGTTATGCCAGTG GTTCTGGCTGCAGTATTCTAGATAAAATTGTCAACAGTACAATTGACTCATCTGTGTCTGAGAGTGATTATCTGGAATTGGTTAAGCCATATGTACACGAACCTTTCACTgaaaactctgtgaagaaattcAAACAATGTTTTCTATCCCAGGACCAGGAGACTCTGGACAATGTTGATGTGATGACG AATGCAATATATGACAGTGAAGACTGTCCAGAGTCATCGTAA